A window of Penaeus chinensis breed Huanghai No. 1 chromosome 9, ASM1920278v2, whole genome shotgun sequence genomic DNA:
GGTGTGATGGTCACGTCATCTGGATAGGTGGGGTTAATTATTTGCAAGACCACATAGCAGAATTCTGTTAGTCCTGTCCCAATGGATATATATCCCTTCTAGCTGTGTCACATAACTGAACACAGAGAGAAGGCTTGTTACCCCTGTGACTGATATTGCAAACTTTAAACAAATAGTATTGGTAATCTCCTGTTATTAGTACTTAGAATATCCCACTACCTACCCACAGGCACATTCAACCTGGGAGTACCAGTGGAGTATCTGTTCTTCATTGGGTCACAGCTGGTGGCTCTGTCCTCAGTGGGGAAGATTGGGGTGTGGCATGCCATGACCCAGCACTGGCAGATCCAGGAGGTCCTGCCCATTGCCTCCTTCGACACAGCtggttccttcctcctccttggatGCACTAATGGATCAATCTATTATATAGGTACAGATATGTTCTTATGATATTAACCCTACAATGATGGTACCAGAAATCTCTGGATGTCACTCATTCTGGTGACATCTGGCAACTGTCTAGCCTTTTGGCCGGGGAGTCAGCTACTTCCCACTTGACTTGCTTTAGTGAGTCGTAACACCTATAGCCATACTTGTCATGATGAGTTGTTTTTTTCATGATGGCACTGGTGTGCCCGGCTATAAGAGGCTAAGGCATGTGGAAGTAGGTAATGTGGTCAAATATTGTGTTACATGTATTATAGtacttcatatttctctctctctctctctcactctctctctctctctctctctctctctctctctctctctctctctctctctctccctctctctctccctctccctctccctctccctctccctctccctctccctctctctctccctctccctctccctctccctctccctctccctctccctctccctctccctctctctctctctctctctctccctctccctctccctctccctctccctctccctctccctctcccttccttcctccctccctccctctctctctctctctccctctctctctctctctctctctctctctcctctctctctctctctctctctctctctctctctctctctctctctctctctctctctctctctctctctctctctctctctctctctctctctctctctctctctctctctctctctctctctctctctctctctctctctctctctctctctctctctctctctcgctctctctcgctctctcactttctcttgagtcctcccctccccttgcctttctATGAAATATCATCTATCCCCAGACATGCAGAAATTCCCACTGCGAATGAAGGAcaatatttccctctttctctctctttcccttcttcgcctctcccctctctctctctctctctctctctctctctctctctctctctctctctctctctctctctctctctctctctctctctctctctctctctttctctctctctctctttctctctctctctctctctcgcgctctctctctcttgctctctctcgctctctcactctctcactttctcttgagtcctcccctccccttgcctttctATGAAATATCATCTATCCCCAGACATGCAGAAATTCCCACTGCGAATGAAGGAcaatatttccctctttctctctctttcccttcttcgcctctcccctctctctctctctctctctctctctctctctctctctctctctctctctctctctctctctctctctctctctctctctctctctctctctctctctttctctctctctctctctctctctctctctctctctctctctctctctctctctcgcgctctctctctctcgctctctcactctctcactttctcttgagtcctcccctccccttgcctttctATGAAATATCATCTATCCCCAGACATGCAGAAATTCCCACTGCGAATGAAGGACAATGACCTCCTAGTCACAGAACTCTACCACGACCCGTCCAATGATATTATCACAGCTATCTCAGTGTACCTCACTCCAAAGACAAGTAAGGAatctaaaattataatgataatatatttctcAAAATTTCTTAGATAATTTGGGAGGGTAATGCAATGCTtgcatatattgtatttgtattatgaatGTTGTTTTCCTTGATATAAAGTGAGATCAGTTCAACACCACACCTCAACAGATGTGTGTGGGAATTGGATTGAAATCGCTTATGGAACAAGCTCCGGAACAGTGCGTGTGATTGTGCAGCATCCAGAGACAGTCGGCCATGGACCACAGCTATTCCAGACTTTCACTGTTCACAGGTTTCCTGTAACCAAGGTTTGTAATTCTGAATATAGAAGTGCTCTTTTAGGGAAAGCAGTTCTAATGGCATTTTATGTTGCTTTAGTCTGTATAGtaggaatgaatattttcacaaaatTTACTGTTAAAACATTTGGTTTATTAAAGCCTGTTCACAATattttatatctgtattatacattatatatataatagacatttgCAGACTGTTCATATAATTCTGTGCTGTAATTTTGTCATGCATTACAGGTCACTCTCTCGGAGAAGCTCCTTATCAGTGTTTGCAGCGAATACAACCATGTTCGCACTTGGTCTGTTACAAGGTTTAGGGGCATGATCTCTACTCAGCCTGGGTCAacgcctctctcttcttataaGATTCTTACAATTGATGAAGTAGATCCCAATATATATTATGCCATTGCTAATGATTGTGGTAAGTAGTTGTGTTTTGCTGTTAGTCTTTTCCAGCTTTTAAGAATTTGACAGTAGTTTAGTTTCCTTTGAATATTCATGTATTAtgtaattgttttatttgtattatatttttttttgtttattatatatgatatatgcttaCAAGAGTATAATATTTTTCCAGGGCCTTATGGTGAGCAAGATGATGAACAAGTGTTTATCCAAAAGGTAGTCCCAGACACTGACCAGCTTTTTGTTCGTCTAGCAAGCAATGGGAAAAGGTAAGGCTTTTTGCATTCATTATAAAATTGAATGCTTTTAATTTTATCCACTCTCatggtttttgtattttttaaagtaTTATGCTTGTGTAAACTGACCTCATTCACCCTTTACACATTAGATTGACTGTGttaatgtgtattttttaaatttactttAAATTGGTAGAAAATATCTTTTCTGGCTTTAAGACAAGAATACAGATCAAGGGAGAGAAAATGTCTTTAATGTTCATTTGAGCTTTTTTTAAGGGTCTGTCCCATGGTGCATTGAGGATGGCCAAAATGTTCCAGTTAGATGAGCTATGTTTGGGTtgcacattatcatcatctttttacaTTAATTTTTTGTCATCCCCTTAAAGGgttgaatgaaaaatatataacttgTACCTCTTTATTTCAAGGAGACCTTAGAAAATATCTttgtagtttcttttttctttttttattcatatgcacgcacaaaaaaacaactaTGAATATTTGTCTTTATTGCAGATGTCCACAATAAAGACATTTCACATTCATTTAACTCTTTCAAGACTATAAAAGTAGTATCATTAAAGATTTACTGTTGCAGTAATACAGTAACCTGTATGTTTCTTTCCAGAGTATGTGTCATTAAGTCAGTGGACAACACAACCATTAGTGGCTTTTGTGTGCACGAGTGTGAGGGAAGCAGCCGAATGGGCTCCAGGCCTCGCAGATACATATTCACAGGCCATTCAAATGGGGCAATACAGATGTGGGACCTGACCACAGCTTTGGAGCTGTGCAATAAAGGTAGTGATGCAGGTAtggtttctcttattattatgattgttaatttGTGATAATTCTGgcatttcctttttcttgatgTTCTTCTTAGCCAATTATTCaacttcttgttcttcatccttttcatattttttttccttatctttttcatATCAAtgaatttatcttctttctttttttttctcttgctttccttccttatttccttccttccttccttccttcttccttttctttgcttccttccttccttccttccttccttccttcttccttttccttccttttcttctttattttcttcttcctcatcctcatcttcatcttcttttccaactgttttttctttttcctcttcttgatcaattatttttcctcttcttcaattctttttatgttttattctcctcatcttcttcttcttcttcttaatctcctcctcctcctcctcctcctcttcctcctcctcctcctcctcctcctcctcctcctcctcctcctcctcctcctcctcctcctcctcctcctcctcctcctcctcctcctcctcctcctcttcatcctcctcctccttctcctccttctccttctccttctccttctccttctcctcctcgtcctcctcccccctctgcctccttctcttctgcctcttcttcttcttcttcttcttcttcgtcctccttctcttcctcctcctctttctcttccatattCCTTCTacttgcctctctcctccttcttctccttccttctccttcttcttttttctttcttctttcttcttcttcttcattgttcTTTTTCTCATCAGAAATATTTATAGTCCCAATGTCTTATTACAGGCTTGGGCATCAATGGAGGCCCTGAACCTTCTGAGCTTCTCCGCCTCCTGGATGTGTGTGACCTGAGTAATTCCTCATGCACTACGCCGtgtctttccccctcacccctcaccccagccaatgcccctcccccccaccagcgCCCATACCCCAACACTGGCCACCTCCACCACACCTCTGGCCCCTCCCACCTACAGCAACCCAGTGCAAGCTATCTAGCAAGCCCCTCAACGAGCAGCAGTCCCCAGCCGCACCAGGGCCCCCTCCTCAAGCCTGCCAACGTTGCATTCCTCTCCCATAGCCAGAGCACATCAAGCCGGGGAAATCAGGCTAACTCCTCCAATGAAGACGAGGATGAGGGCACGGCTTGTTGATGGTTCAAGACAGATATTGTGGCGATTGTGGCTGAGAAGATCAGTACGTGAGTGTTTTACCAAGAGGCAGTGAGAGTGCCTTGTGTGGTGAGGGGGAATTCACTATGTGGGGAGCCATAGTGTATATATCCATTGATGGGGATTCGTACTAGTGGGGCTGATTTTTCAATGTATTCTTTACATTGGAGTGGAGGGAACTTTGTGAAGCAGCGTTTATCTATTAACTTCTTAAGTGACTAGACAAGAGCTAAAAGGATGGGTGTAAgacaaaaccattttttttttaatatttgggaAATATGGGTTTTCAGCTGAGGT
This region includes:
- the LOC125029025 gene encoding SH3KBP1-binding protein 1-like isoform X2; its protein translation is MASSYFPGSGDIINLNVGGQRFSTSRHTLTWVPDTFFTSLLSGRISTLRDESGAIFIDRDPSLFSTILNYLRTRDLNISIVDISALRHEAEYYGIAPLVKRLMLCQDLHHSSCGDVLFCGYLSPPSIPIQEPPTPSISDSQNRATVNANNSPGGVVRLPEAPAASGGVPGPGGGAVAVPRPGHSRNSSLDMRHNPQIVGQGLHNNAYPGHISRSSSDLRSHAARSHSRTPSMDLRHSRNSSADLNKFFKTEIGVLNNVGPPGSSWVDPLRVRMVKAHHNWILVAYAHFVTCYRNKDSTGWQLAFTSPHIDQLIERAALNAKLSPPSQGGEAGQKMLAISYTSHIRLWGISEDGTRNDIGTFNLGVPVEYLFFIGSQLVALSSVGKIGVWHAMTQHWQIQEVLPIASFDTAGSFLLLGCTNGSIYYIDMQKFPLRMKDNDLLVTELYHDPSNDIITAISVYLTPKTIQHHTSTDVCGNWIEIAYGTSSGTVRVIVQHPETVGHGPQLFQTFTVHRFPVTKVTLSEKLLISVCSEYNHVRTWSVTRFRGMISTQPGSTPLSSYKILTIDEVDPNIYYAIANDCGPYGEQDDEQVFIQKVVPDTDQLFVRLASNGKRVCVIKSVDNTTISGFCVHECEGSSRMGSRPRRYIFTGHSNGAIQMWDLTTALELCNKGLGINGGPEPSELLRLLDVCDLSNSSCTTPCLSPSPLTPANAPPPHQRPYPNTGHLHHTSGPSHLQQPSASYLASPSTSSSPQPHQGPLLKPANVAFLSHSQSTSSRGNQANSSNEDEDEGTAC
- the LOC125029025 gene encoding SH3KBP1-binding protein 1-like isoform X3; protein product: MASSYFPGSGDIINLNVGGQRFSTSRHTLTWVPDTFFTSLLSGRISTLRDESGAIFIDRDPSLFSTILNYLRTRDLNISIVDISALRHEAEYYGIAPLVKRLMLCQDLHHSSCGDVLFCGYLSPPSIPIQEPPTPSISDSQNRATVNANNSPGGVVRLPEAPAASGGVPGPGGGAVAVPRPGHSRNSSLDMRHNPQIVGQGLHNNAYPGHISRSSSDLRSHAARSHSRTPSMDLRHSRNSSADLNKFFKTEIGVLNNVGPPGSSWVDPLRVRMVKAHHNWILVAYAHFVTCYRNKDSTGWQLAFTSPHIDQLIERAALNAKLSPPSQGGEAGQKMLAISYTSHIRLWGISEDGTRNDIGTFNLGVPVEYLFFIGSQLVALSSVGKIGVWHAMTQHWQIQEVLPIASFDTAGSFLLLGCTNGSIYYIDMQKFPLRMKDNDLLVTELYHDPSNDIITAISVYLTPKTNVCGNWIEIAYGTSSGTVRVIVQHPETVGHGPQLFQTFTVHRFPVTKVTLSEKLLISVCSEYNHVRTWSVTRFRGMISTQPGSTPLSSYKILTIDEVDPNIYYAIANDCGPYGEQDDEQVFIQKVVPDTDQLFVRLASNGKRVCVIKSVDNTTISGFCVHECEGSSRMGSRPRRYIFTGHSNGAIQMWDLTTALELCNKGSDAGLGINGGPEPSELLRLLDVCDLSNSSCTTPCLSPSPLTPANAPPPHQRPYPNTGHLHHTSGPSHLQQPSASYLASPSTSSSPQPHQGPLLKPANVAFLSHSQSTSSRGNQANSSNEDEDEGTAC
- the LOC125029025 gene encoding SH3KBP1-binding protein 1-like isoform X1, with the protein product MASSYFPGSGDIINLNVGGQRFSTSRHTLTWVPDTFFTSLLSGRISTLRDESGAIFIDRDPSLFSTILNYLRTRDLNISIVDISALRHEAEYYGIAPLVKRLMLCQDLHHSSCGDVLFCGYLSPPSIPIQEPPTPSISDSQNRATVNANNSPGGVVRLPEAPAASGGVPGPGGGAVAVPRPGHSRNSSLDMRHNPQIVGQGLHNNAYPGHISRSSSDLRSHAARSHSRTPSMDLRHSRNSSADLNKFFKTEIGVLNNVGPPGSSWVDPLRVRMVKAHHNWILVAYAHFVTCYRNKDSTGWQLAFTSPHIDQLIERAALNAKLSPPSQGGEAGQKMLAISYTSHIRLWGISEDGTRNDIGTFNLGVPVEYLFFIGSQLVALSSVGKIGVWHAMTQHWQIQEVLPIASFDTAGSFLLLGCTNGSIYYIDMQKFPLRMKDNDLLVTELYHDPSNDIITAISVYLTPKTIQHHTSTDVCGNWIEIAYGTSSGTVRVIVQHPETVGHGPQLFQTFTVHRFPVTKVTLSEKLLISVCSEYNHVRTWSVTRFRGMISTQPGSTPLSSYKILTIDEVDPNIYYAIANDCGPYGEQDDEQVFIQKVVPDTDQLFVRLASNGKRVCVIKSVDNTTISGFCVHECEGSSRMGSRPRRYIFTGHSNGAIQMWDLTTALELCNKGSDAGLGINGGPEPSELLRLLDVCDLSNSSCTTPCLSPSPLTPANAPPPHQRPYPNTGHLHHTSGPSHLQQPSASYLASPSTSSSPQPHQGPLLKPANVAFLSHSQSTSSRGNQANSSNEDEDEGTAC